A genomic segment from Cyanobium sp. NIES-981 encodes:
- a CDS encoding NAD(P)-dependent oxidoreductase encodes MSASLPIALLGTGLLGTAIGQRLLQQGLTLRVWNRHPERLQPLVALGAEACATAAEAVLPSRWVITALSDGGACRQVLLPADDLRWQGQRVLQMGTIAPDASRQLAEALPQRGAAYLEAPVLGSRPEALAGTLQILVGGDEDLYREALPLLRHLGPQPKWFGAVGSALETKLALNQLIASLTHAFSLSLHLVQAAGVDVEQFMAVLRGSALHAPTFDKKLPRLLADDFTHPNFPTAHLRKDLQLFLAAARQHGLDTTGLAGLELLLDQARGTPLDRLDYSALHRLTGPAPPPPAPSAGPRNA; translated from the coding sequence ATGTCTGCCTCGCTGCCGATCGCCCTGCTGGGCACGGGCCTGCTGGGTACCGCCATCGGCCAGCGGCTGCTGCAGCAGGGGCTGACGCTGCGGGTGTGGAATCGCCACCCCGAGCGGCTGCAGCCCCTGGTGGCCCTCGGGGCCGAGGCCTGCGCGACGGCCGCCGAGGCCGTGCTCCCGAGCCGCTGGGTGATCACGGCGCTCAGCGACGGTGGGGCCTGTCGCCAGGTGCTGCTGCCCGCCGATGACCTCCGGTGGCAGGGGCAGCGGGTGCTGCAGATGGGGACCATCGCCCCCGACGCCAGTCGTCAGCTCGCCGAAGCACTGCCGCAGCGGGGTGCCGCCTACCTGGAGGCGCCCGTGCTCGGCAGCCGGCCGGAGGCCCTGGCCGGCACCCTGCAGATCCTGGTGGGCGGCGATGAGGATCTCTACCGCGAAGCCCTTCCTCTGCTGCGGCATCTCGGACCCCAGCCGAAGTGGTTCGGCGCGGTGGGCAGTGCCCTGGAAACCAAGCTGGCGCTGAACCAGTTGATCGCCAGCCTCACCCACGCCTTCAGCCTGTCGCTGCATCTGGTGCAGGCTGCCGGGGTCGACGTGGAGCAGTTCATGGCGGTGCTCCGCGGCAGCGCCCTGCATGCACCCACCTTTGACAAGAAGCTGCCCAGGCTGCTGGCCGACGATTTCACCCATCCCAACTTCCCCACCGCGCACCTGCGCAAGGATCTGCAGCTGTTCCTGGCCGCAGCTCGCCAGCACGGCCTCGACACCACGGGATTAGCCGGCCTGGAGCTGCTGCTGGACCAGGCCCGCGGCACGCCGCTCGATCGTCTCGACTACAGCGCGCTGCACAGACTCACCGGGCCGGCCCCACCTCCCCCCGCTCCCTCTGCAGGACCTCGCAATGCGTGA
- a CDS encoding DUF1818 family protein, whose translation MSRISLPCCRAEVSPAQVPLTPASRMRVVEGPGWRLAVEAERQHWPVLIGGEGWAAEFTWREAALLRRCVLQLVGQLEGIADQLMADEAITLEVETPCPPGSLWVELEGHRAAWRLRFVLAPADGSRGLEGSWSEQASGPLVAALTHCEVLQRERGEVGPAR comes from the coding sequence ATGAGCAGGATCAGCCTGCCCTGCTGCCGGGCTGAGGTCTCCCCCGCGCAGGTCCCCCTCACCCCGGCCTCGCGGATGCGTGTCGTGGAGGGCCCGGGCTGGCGGCTGGCCGTGGAGGCCGAGCGACAGCACTGGCCTGTGCTGATCGGTGGCGAGGGCTGGGCGGCCGAATTCACCTGGCGGGAGGCCGCTCTGCTGCGGCGCTGCGTGCTGCAGCTCGTGGGGCAGCTCGAGGGGATCGCCGACCAGCTGATGGCGGACGAGGCCATCACCCTGGAGGTCGAGACCCCCTGTCCTCCGGGTTCCCTCTGGGTGGAGCTGGAGGGGCATCGCGCTGCCTGGCGGCTTCGCTTCGTGCTGGCCCCCGCAGATGGCAGCCGAGGCCTGGAGGGCAGCTGGAGTGAGCAGGCCAGCGGCCCGCTGGTCGCGGCCCTCACGCATTGCGAGGTCCTGCAGAGGGAGCGGGGGGAGGTGGGGCCGGCCCGGTGA
- a CDS encoding DNA-directed RNA polymerase subunit omega, translating into MQRGLDVNAKDLAQRAESLIRHSSNRYLTTVRIAFRAKQRRFDDFDGLLDESMIKPVQRAIVELSDEQDQPALLPG; encoded by the coding sequence ATGCAGCGCGGACTGGATGTCAACGCCAAGGATCTGGCCCAGCGTGCCGAAAGTCTGATCCGTCACTCCAGCAACCGTTACCTCACCACCGTTCGCATCGCTTTTCGCGCCAAGCAGCGTCGCTTCGATGACTTTGACGGGCTGCTGGATGAGTCCATGATCAAGCCGGTGCAACGGGCGATCGTGGAACTCAGCGATGAGCAGGATCAGCCTGCCCTGCTGCCGGGCTGA
- a CDS encoding Hsp70 family protein, whose translation MVGTLAIDLGSTTTVVAFQPPGGQPGLVALPPYSLDEPPVVPSLVWMAAPDSPRPLLGRQVLEAGLVLSSGPELHRDFKRRIGLNPPAPAGLPLSPEAAAALLLQHIWRSLPAGLEPSRLVLTAPVEGYRNYRSWLVEACRDLEVAELALVDEPTAAAIGAGLPAGSTVLVVDVGGGTIDLSLVRLEGGEGRAMPIAQLLRFAGRDLHNSRQALRCAQVIGKAGVAIGGRDIDRWIAQSLCPPAAGASWDTPALLDAAEQLKCRLSESDEARVIVAPPGRQPLEWRLTRRELDALLQERGLLAELDALLEQVLAAGRRAGIGLTHIAAVLPVGGGSRLGAIRAWLESRCSGVAIRAQRPVEAVALGALALTPGVQVRDVLSHGVSLRCWEQRSGRHHWHPLFMAGQSWPTDQPLELVLACSRDGQTALELVLGEPRAEERREVVFEAGLPVLRQRQAGSAGVEPWPCQPRPLELVPPGCRGQDRLQLAFGIDGRGRLMLAVTDLLTGERSEPRDLGAVR comes from the coding sequence ATGGTAGGCACTCTGGCCATCGACCTTGGCAGCACCACCACCGTGGTGGCCTTTCAGCCGCCGGGTGGCCAGCCCGGCCTGGTGGCGCTGCCGCCCTACAGCCTGGATGAGCCCCCCGTGGTCCCCTCGCTGGTGTGGATGGCTGCCCCGGACAGCCCAAGGCCGCTCCTGGGTCGCCAGGTGCTCGAGGCCGGCCTGGTCCTGAGCAGCGGCCCGGAGCTCCACCGGGATTTCAAGCGACGGATCGGCTTGAATCCGCCGGCGCCGGCCGGCCTGCCCCTGAGCCCTGAAGCTGCCGCAGCCCTGCTGTTGCAGCACATCTGGCGATCCCTGCCTGCCGGCCTCGAGCCGAGCCGGCTCGTGCTCACCGCGCCGGTCGAGGGGTACCGGAACTACCGCAGCTGGCTGGTGGAAGCCTGCCGCGATCTGGAGGTGGCGGAGCTGGCCCTGGTGGACGAACCCACCGCAGCGGCCATCGGTGCCGGCCTGCCTGCGGGCAGCACGGTGCTGGTGGTGGATGTGGGGGGTGGCACGATCGATCTCTCGCTGGTGCGGCTGGAGGGGGGCGAGGGACGAGCGATGCCGATCGCCCAGCTGCTGCGCTTCGCGGGCAGAGATCTCCACAACAGCCGGCAGGCCCTGCGCTGCGCCCAGGTGATCGGCAAGGCGGGCGTGGCGATCGGTGGGCGTGACATCGACCGCTGGATCGCCCAGTCCCTCTGCCCGCCGGCGGCGGGAGCGAGCTGGGACACACCCGCCCTGCTGGACGCGGCGGAACAGCTGAAATGCCGCCTGAGCGAGAGCGACGAGGCCCGGGTGATCGTGGCCCCTCCCGGGCGACAGCCCCTGGAGTGGCGTCTGACCCGCCGGGAGCTGGACGCTCTGCTCCAGGAGCGGGGGCTGCTGGCCGAGCTGGATGCGCTGCTCGAGCAGGTGCTCGCCGCCGGACGCCGCGCCGGCATCGGCCTGACCCACATCGCCGCCGTTCTGCCGGTCGGTGGCGGCAGCCGCCTCGGGGCGATCCGGGCATGGCTGGAGTCGCGCTGCAGCGGCGTGGCCATCCGCGCCCAGCGGCCTGTGGAAGCCGTGGCCCTCGGCGCCCTGGCCCTCACGCCGGGCGTACAGGTGCGTGACGTGCTCAGCCATGGGGTGAGCCTGCGTTGCTGGGAACAGCGCAGTGGCCGGCATCACTGGCACCCGCTGTTCATGGCCGGGCAGAGCTGGCCCACCGACCAGCCCCTGGAACTGGTGCTGGCCTGCAGCAGGGACGGGCAGACAGCGCTGGAACTGGTGCTGGGTGAACCCCGCGCTGAGGAACGCCGGGAGGTGGTGTTCGAGGCCGGCCTGCCCGTGCTGCGCCAACGGCAGGCCGGCTCCGCGGGCGTGGAGCCCTGGCCCTGTCAACCACGGCCCCTGGAGCTGGTTCCTCCCGGATGCCGCGGACAGGACCGCCTGCAGCTGGCCTTCGGCATCGACGGGCGCGGCCGGCTGATGCTGGCGGTGACGGACCTGCTGACGGGTGAACGCTCGGAACCACGGGACCTGGGCGCGGTTCGCTGA
- a CDS encoding ferredoxin-thioredoxin reductase variable chain — MQPGDQVKVCQSVVVYHHPQHRGEAFDLMGQQGEVHTVLDSWKGRVISPTLPVVVAFGKFRAHFRPDELEAV, encoded by the coding sequence ATGCAGCCAGGGGATCAGGTCAAGGTCTGCCAGAGCGTGGTGGTTTACCACCACCCCCAGCATCGCGGCGAGGCCTTTGATCTGATGGGCCAGCAGGGCGAGGTTCACACCGTGCTGGACTCCTGGAAGGGTCGCGTGATCAGCCCCACACTGCCCGTGGTGGTGGCCTTCGGCAAGTTCCGGGCCCACTTCCGACCCGACGAACTCGAAGCCGTCTAG
- the pyrR gene encoding bifunctional pyr operon transcriptional regulator/uracil phosphoribosyltransferase PyrR yields MARLELLSGVELARTLDRLATQVLETEPDPPALLLLGIPTRGVALAEVLAHRLEALCGHAVDCGSLDPTFHRDDLDRVGTRLVQPTAMPVGLEGRHVVLVDDVIFTGRTVRAALEALQAWGRPRRVSLLVMVDRGHRELPIQPDFCGRVVPTRLQESIQLCLRGIDPEEGVYLLTPAVGGAGAEVSPTPSSAPSSAPSP; encoded by the coding sequence ATGGCCCGGCTGGAACTGCTTTCCGGCGTCGAGCTGGCCCGGACCCTGGACCGCCTGGCCACCCAGGTGCTGGAGACGGAGCCCGACCCCCCGGCGCTTCTGCTGCTCGGCATTCCGACGCGGGGCGTGGCCTTGGCGGAGGTGCTGGCCCATCGCCTCGAAGCGCTGTGCGGCCATGCCGTGGATTGCGGCTCCCTCGATCCCACGTTTCATCGCGATGACCTGGACCGCGTGGGCACCCGCCTGGTTCAGCCCACGGCGATGCCCGTGGGGCTGGAGGGTCGTCACGTGGTGCTGGTGGATGACGTGATCTTCACGGGCCGTACGGTGCGGGCGGCCCTGGAGGCGCTGCAGGCCTGGGGCAGGCCGCGGCGGGTGAGCCTGCTGGTGATGGTGGATCGAGGCCACCGCGAGTTGCCGATCCAGCCTGACTTCTGCGGTCGCGTGGTTCCCACCCGCCTGCAGGAGTCGATTCAGCTCTGCCTGCGGGGCATCGATCCGGAGGAAGGCGTGTACCTGCTCACCCCAGCGGTGGGTGGGGCTGGGGCGGAGGTGAGCCCGACGCCATCGTCTGCGCCCTCCTCCGCGCCCTCCCCCTAG